The Leifsonia williamsii genome includes a region encoding these proteins:
- a CDS encoding Type 1 glutamine amidotransferase-like domain-containing protein — protein MTAERPTILATCGGLDGGTWTDSVYGPLLLHAIELARVKGRRPRVAHLNTAGGDQRHVEGAELEAARAADVDASHIRFFPHPNIPDLRAHLLAQDVVWVSGGSVVNLLAVWRAHGLDALLREAWQAGVVLAGGSAGALCWHEGGTTSSYGPAVSAVRDGLGFVPGSLAVHWDSQPARRPAHLAAVSTGGLPGGYALEEGTGLVYQDARVVDIVTERPGAAVWRVERSGAEAVESRLEPRLLPGASGSAPGTSGVGPAGSGLPTPPLPSAPLDQEAPAAR, from the coding sequence GTGACGGCCGAACGACCCACCATCCTCGCCACCTGCGGCGGGCTCGACGGCGGCACGTGGACGGACTCCGTCTACGGGCCCCTCCTGCTGCACGCGATCGAGCTCGCCCGGGTGAAGGGGCGGCGGCCCCGCGTCGCTCATCTCAACACCGCGGGCGGCGACCAGCGGCACGTCGAGGGCGCAGAGCTCGAGGCCGCGCGGGCGGCCGACGTCGATGCGAGCCACATCCGCTTCTTCCCGCACCCGAACATCCCGGACCTGCGCGCGCACCTGCTGGCTCAGGACGTCGTCTGGGTCAGCGGCGGCAGCGTCGTGAACCTGCTCGCCGTCTGGCGCGCTCACGGGCTCGACGCGCTGCTGCGCGAGGCCTGGCAGGCGGGCGTCGTGCTCGCCGGCGGGTCGGCGGGGGCGCTCTGCTGGCACGAGGGAGGCACGACCTCCTCGTACGGCCCCGCCGTCTCCGCCGTCCGCGACGGCCTCGGATTCGTCCCCGGCTCGCTCGCCGTGCACTGGGACTCCCAACCGGCGCGACGACCGGCGCACCTCGCAGCGGTGAGCACCGGCGGCCTGCCCGGCGGGTACGCCCTCGAAGAGGGCACGGGCCTGGTGTACCAGGATGCCCGCGTCGTCGACATCGTCACGGAGCGCCCCGGCGCCGCCGTCTGGCGCGTCGAGCGATCCGGCGCCGAGGCGGTGGAGTCGCGGCTCGAGCCGCGGCTGCTGCCCGGCGCCTCCGGCTCCGCCCCGGGCACCTCCGGCGTCGGCCCCGCCGGCTCCGGCCTCCCGACTCCCCCTCTCCCATCCGCACCACTCGACCAGGAAGCACCCGCCGCACGATGA
- a CDS encoding LacI family DNA-binding transcriptional regulator produces the protein MGAQPTVSDVADIAGVSRQTVSNVLNAPELVRPATRERVEDAIRVLGYRPHASARRLRTQKSSTIGIRLDPTTQDGISGSILDRFLHALTERADRQGLRVLLFTADDPDDEIEQFRRLSDAADVDGFVLTSTFVGDPRTQWLIDHGRSFVTFGRPWGIDDMTDPQHLWVDVDGRSGLRDATRHVLGLGARRVGYLGWPAGSGTGDDRRLGWLEAMREAGTVPEAGLASLEAASEDMVPSGAEAMRRLLEAAAAGGGLDALVCASDSLALGALTVVGRSIPIVGYDNTPIAASLGFSSVEQPLDEVAAGVLELLTGAHGGRVDTDAPVEDPRHRLIAPRLVVRSGDALVSPN, from the coding sequence ATGGGAGCGCAGCCCACGGTGAGCGATGTCGCCGACATCGCCGGCGTCTCGCGCCAGACCGTCTCCAACGTCCTCAACGCGCCGGAGCTCGTCCGCCCCGCCACTCGCGAGCGCGTCGAGGACGCGATCCGCGTGCTCGGCTACCGGCCGCACGCCTCCGCACGCCGCCTGCGCACGCAGAAGAGCTCGACCATCGGCATCCGGCTCGACCCGACCACGCAGGACGGCATCTCGGGCAGCATCCTCGACCGGTTCCTCCACGCCCTCACCGAGCGGGCGGACCGGCAGGGACTGCGCGTGCTCCTCTTCACCGCCGACGACCCCGACGACGAGATCGAGCAGTTCCGCCGGCTGTCGGACGCGGCCGATGTCGACGGCTTCGTGCTCACCTCCACGTTCGTGGGCGACCCGCGCACGCAGTGGCTGATCGACCACGGCCGCTCCTTCGTGACCTTCGGCCGCCCGTGGGGCATCGACGACATGACCGACCCGCAGCACCTCTGGGTGGATGTGGACGGCCGCTCCGGCCTGCGCGACGCGACCCGGCACGTGCTCGGGCTCGGGGCGCGCCGCGTCGGCTACCTGGGCTGGCCCGCGGGCTCTGGCACCGGCGACGACCGCCGGCTCGGCTGGCTCGAGGCCATGCGGGAGGCCGGGACCGTTCCAGAGGCCGGGCTCGCGTCGCTCGAGGCCGCCTCCGAGGACATGGTGCCGTCCGGCGCGGAGGCGATGCGGCGGCTGCTGGAGGCGGCGGCTGCTGGAGGCGGTCTGGACGCCCTGGTCTGCGCCTCCGACTCCCTCGCGCTCGGCGCGCTCACGGTCGTCGGCCGCAGCATCCCGATCGTCGGCTACGACAACACCCCGATCGCGGCTTCGCTCGGGTTCTCGAGCGTCGAGCAGCCGCTGGACGAGGTGGCGGCGGGCGTGCTCGAGCTGCTGACCGGAGCGCACGGCGGTCGCGTCGACACCGACGCCCCGGTCGAGGACCCCCGCCACCGCCTGATCGCGCCGCGGCTGGTCGTCCGCTCCGGCGACGCCCTCGTCTCCCCGAACTGA
- a CDS encoding carbohydrate ABC transporter permease, giving the protein MTTATQSIPADATASPITPHRAPGPRRRSTGTVVATSITYAILVVLAVIYIMPFLIQLATSFKTDADASANPISLIPETFTNAAYTRLFVNSDFPVWFGNSVIVTVFVTLGRVFFDSLAGYALARLHFRGRGVIFAALVAVMSVPAVVLLIPKFLVINQLGIYDSYTGMILPLLTDAAGVFIMKGFFESIPTSVEEQARIDGAGTFRVFWSIVLPMARPALVTIIILSFQGSWNELAHFIVSTQDPGLTTLTKGVAGLASGQLSQGSQYPLKLAAAAIMTIPVAVMFFIFQRRIMNSSEGAVKE; this is encoded by the coding sequence ATGACCACCGCGACACAGTCCATCCCCGCAGACGCCACAGCGTCGCCCATCACGCCGCACCGGGCGCCCGGCCCGCGCCGCCGCTCCACCGGGACGGTGGTGGCCACCTCGATCACGTACGCGATCCTCGTCGTGCTCGCGGTGATCTACATCATGCCGTTCCTCATCCAGCTGGCGACGTCGTTCAAGACCGACGCCGACGCCTCGGCGAACCCGATCTCCCTCATCCCCGAGACGTTCACCAACGCCGCGTACACGCGGCTGTTCGTGAACTCCGACTTCCCGGTGTGGTTCGGCAACTCCGTCATCGTGACGGTGTTCGTGACGCTGGGCCGCGTGTTCTTCGACTCGCTCGCGGGTTACGCACTCGCCCGGCTGCACTTCCGGGGCCGCGGCGTGATCTTCGCCGCGCTCGTCGCTGTGATGTCCGTGCCGGCGGTCGTGCTGCTGATCCCGAAGTTCCTCGTCATCAACCAGCTCGGCATCTACGACTCCTACACCGGCATGATCCTGCCGCTGCTGACGGATGCCGCCGGCGTCTTCATCATGAAGGGCTTCTTCGAGTCCATCCCCACGAGCGTGGAGGAGCAGGCCAGGATCGACGGCGCCGGCACGTTCCGCGTGTTCTGGTCCATCGTGCTGCCGATGGCGCGGCCGGCCCTCGTGACCATCATCATCCTGTCGTTCCAGGGATCGTGGAACGAGCTGGCGCACTTCATCGTCTCCACGCAGGATCCGGGCCTCACCACCCTGACCAAGGGCGTGGCCGGCCTCGCCAGCGGTCAGCTCAGCCAGGGCAGTCAGTACCCGCTCAAGCTCGCCGCGGCGGCGATCATGACCATCCCGGTGGCCGTGATGTTCTTCATCTTCCAGCGCCGCATCATGAACTCGAGCGAGGGAGCGGTGAAGGAGTGA
- a CDS encoding NAD(P)-binding domain-containing protein, whose translation MTTTRIQTQVVIIGAGQAGLAVAYYLRRFELAPGVDFIVYDRGPSTGGAWQHRWDALKLGSAHHVNDLPGMAELGLSFSTADRSLPARDIVAGYYRRYEEHFGLDVHRPVTVDSVFNEGADLVVRHSEGETVTRVVVNATGTWGAPFVPWYPGMNEFRGRHVHTSTYRSAEEFAGQSVVVVGGGTSAIGFLLELEGVASSLTWATRRPVDFRDESELTIEGGVAAVAMQDAAARAGKALPSIVSGTGVPRTRRIAAGVERGLLVERPMFTRIEPDGVRWPDGSFTLADAIIWATGFRQELRHLAPLKLREKEGGLTVGSGASWQDPRIFLAGYGPQASTIGANRAGRVIARQIMAQL comes from the coding sequence GTGACCACGACCAGGATCCAGACCCAGGTGGTGATCATCGGCGCGGGGCAGGCGGGCCTCGCCGTGGCCTACTATCTGCGCCGGTTCGAGCTGGCTCCCGGGGTCGACTTCATCGTCTATGACCGGGGTCCCTCGACCGGCGGCGCCTGGCAGCATCGGTGGGACGCCCTGAAGCTCGGCAGCGCCCACCACGTCAACGATCTGCCGGGGATGGCGGAGCTCGGGCTCAGCTTCTCGACCGCCGACCGCTCCCTCCCCGCGCGGGACATCGTGGCGGGCTACTACCGCCGCTATGAGGAGCACTTCGGCCTCGACGTGCACCGCCCGGTGACCGTGGACAGCGTCTTCAACGAGGGCGCGGACCTGGTCGTCCGGCACAGCGAGGGCGAGACGGTCACCCGGGTGGTCGTGAACGCGACCGGGACGTGGGGTGCACCCTTCGTGCCCTGGTACCCGGGGATGAACGAATTCCGCGGCCGGCATGTGCACACGTCCACCTACCGCTCGGCCGAAGAGTTCGCTGGCCAGTCGGTCGTCGTCGTCGGCGGTGGCACGAGCGCCATCGGGTTCCTGCTGGAGCTGGAGGGGGTGGCGTCGTCCCTGACGTGGGCGACGCGACGCCCGGTGGACTTCCGCGACGAGTCGGAGCTGACCATCGAAGGCGGCGTGGCGGCCGTCGCGATGCAGGACGCCGCCGCCCGCGCGGGGAAGGCCCTGCCGAGCATCGTCTCCGGCACCGGCGTGCCGCGCACCCGGCGCATCGCCGCCGGGGTCGAGCGCGGGCTGCTCGTGGAGCGGCCGATGTTCACGCGCATCGAGCCCGACGGCGTGCGCTGGCCGGACGGCTCGTTCACCCTGGCCGACGCGATCATCTGGGCGACGGGCTTCCGGCAGGAACTGCGCCATCTCGCACCCCTCAAGCTGCGCGAGAAGGAGGGCGGCCTCACCGTCGGCTCGGGAGCCTCCTGGCAGGACCCGCGCATATTCCTCGCCGGCTATGGCCCGCAGGCGAGCACGATCGGGGCGAACCGGGCCGGCCGCGTGATCGCCCGCCAGATCATGGCGCAGCTGTAG
- a CDS encoding DUF3073 domain-containing protein, which produces MGRGRQKAKHTKIARQLKSFSPDVNYDALERELTGHSHHEDHQYDDWADKYEPEGYDPEDDYEDTETETPKRA; this is translated from the coding sequence ATGGGGCGCGGCCGTCAGAAGGCAAAGCACACCAAGATCGCTCGCCAGTTGAAGTCCTTCAGCCCGGACGTCAACTACGACGCTCTCGAGCGTGAGTTGACCGGACATTCTCACCACGAGGATCATCAGTACGACGATTGGGCGGACAAGTACGAGCCCGAGGGCTACGACCCCGAAGACGACTACGAGGACACGGAGACCGAGACGCCCAAGCGCGCCTGA
- a CDS encoding Calx-beta domain-containing protein, producing MSRSSLRLRLACGVSLAAVTLLLTAGPALASGGEQSGGASAASPLAAAPGAPSTPSATPSPSADASGLTPLVDCVQDAPLGDVVSRTIVLGYRSTASAAVTVPAGGGANDISAGAADRGQPTTFQPGEHHGVALLSLDARAEPSLQWRLGGAVAALDDSAPACTAATTVTLALPDGVEAGSAFTATAAVSRLLLAAPAGGSVQFSVAGAAPVSAPVVGGLARADLTVTAAGRHTVTARFVPEEGSGILHSTASGEVLASAPSGPLIVAVNSVVAGSASAVVTVSRSTAAGEASVDLATADGTARAGVDYTATATRVTLHDGVRSATVRVPLLARPAGSPAGTFFVLLQRASTAVTTASATVRLPAVAAPPAPAAVGTGGAAGSSVSATVSEQTVDGPSSALPAADPTAVGETPAGQDLLLMIVAAALTGAGVLGVVSVVRGVGMRDARA from the coding sequence GTGAGCCGCTCGTCCCTCCGCCTGCGCCTGGCGTGCGGCGTGAGCCTCGCGGCGGTGACCCTGCTCCTGACCGCTGGGCCGGCGCTCGCGAGCGGTGGTGAGCAGAGCGGAGGCGCCTCCGCGGCGAGCCCGCTTGCCGCCGCTCCCGGCGCTCCATCCACGCCATCTGCGACTCCCTCCCCGAGCGCCGACGCCTCGGGGCTGACCCCGCTGGTCGACTGCGTCCAGGATGCCCCGCTCGGCGACGTGGTCTCGCGCACGATCGTGCTCGGCTACCGGTCGACCGCCTCCGCCGCCGTCACCGTTCCGGCGGGAGGCGGGGCGAACGACATCTCCGCAGGCGCCGCCGACCGCGGCCAGCCGACCACGTTCCAGCCGGGCGAGCACCACGGCGTCGCGCTCCTCTCGCTCGACGCGCGCGCTGAGCCGTCGCTGCAGTGGCGACTCGGCGGAGCGGTCGCCGCGCTCGACGACTCCGCTCCCGCCTGCACCGCGGCGACCACCGTGACGCTCGCGCTGCCCGACGGCGTGGAGGCGGGATCCGCGTTCACCGCCACCGCCGCCGTCTCGCGGCTGCTGCTGGCCGCTCCCGCGGGAGGAAGCGTCCAGTTCTCGGTGGCGGGCGCCGCCCCGGTCAGCGCACCGGTCGTCGGCGGCCTCGCGCGCGCGGACCTCACCGTCACCGCTGCCGGCCGCCACACTGTCACCGCACGCTTCGTGCCGGAGGAGGGCTCGGGCATCCTCCACTCGACCGCCTCCGGCGAGGTGCTGGCGTCCGCGCCGAGCGGCCCTCTCATCGTGGCCGTCAACAGCGTTGTCGCGGGCAGCGCCTCCGCAGTGGTGACGGTCTCCCGCTCCACGGCCGCGGGGGAGGCGTCGGTCGACCTCGCGACGGCCGACGGCACTGCGCGGGCCGGCGTCGACTACACGGCCACGGCGACGCGAGTGACCCTCCACGACGGCGTGCGCTCGGCGACCGTGCGCGTCCCGTTGCTGGCCCGGCCGGCGGGGTCACCGGCGGGCACCTTCTTCGTGCTGCTGCAGCGCGCCTCCACCGCCGTCACCACGGCCTCGGCGACCGTGCGGCTACCTGCCGTGGCCGCGCCGCCCGCCCCCGCTGCGGTGGGGACGGGAGGCGCTGCCGGCTCGAGCGTGTCAGCGACCGTCTCCGAGCAGACCGTCGACGGCCCGTCGTCCGCACTGCCCGCCGCCGACCCGACCGCCGTGGGCGAGACGCCCGCCGGTCAGGACCTGCTGCTGATGATCGTCGCGGCCGCGCTCACGGGTGCCGGCGTTCTCGGGGTCGTGAGCGTCGTCCGGGGCGTCGGGATGCGGGACGCCCGCGCCTGA
- a CDS encoding glycogen debranching N-terminal domain-containing protein: MTQPLQPLLHDSVVVLTAPSQAWSRPDGTVDGAGIQGFYHSDLRVLGRIGLSLDGSALEHIATASPDAATAVFTSLARGIDDETADPRVRLDRTREVRAGVLRETIVLRNALRTPVTSTVEVEVAADFTAMQRIKAGLTGAEHPVETVAEEGGVVFRSGRVSARVSAEGAQIDATDGSVRLRWPVEVAGGTEVVVAWQVEVDDPTAVVAGAAPSDEWAAFRASTGDSRLAAWLEQAVTDLQALRMSTTDRPGDVFLAAGAPWFFTLFGRDSIWAARMLLPLGTELAASTLRVLAQLQGTAEVAETAEQPGKIMHELRPSVLEIPGEGVVLPPLYYGTVDATALWAMLLHDAWRWGMPAAEVEALLPHLEAALAWMRDYGDSDGDGFLEYVDTTGHGLANQGWKDSGDSIQWNDGSLADGPIALCEVQGYAYEAAMGGAALLEAFGRPGADEWRAWAEALKARFAESFWIDDPAGAYPAVALDAAKRPVDSVTSNMGHLLGTGILTPEQSALIADRLVSPELASGYGLRTMSSAAGGFWPLSYHGGSVWAHDTAIAIAGLAREGHTEQAASLADGLLAAAEGFGYRMPELHSGDSAADTRAPIPYPAACRPQAWSAAAAVAVLTARLGLRADAPGGRFDIAPDPAAGAIRVSGLRFAGEPRDVDVP, encoded by the coding sequence ATGACCCAGCCGCTCCAACCGCTCCTCCACGACAGCGTCGTGGTCCTGACCGCGCCCAGCCAGGCCTGGTCGAGGCCCGACGGCACGGTGGACGGCGCGGGCATCCAGGGCTTCTACCACTCCGATCTGCGCGTGCTCGGCCGCATCGGGCTGTCGCTCGATGGCTCGGCGCTGGAGCACATCGCCACGGCATCTCCCGACGCCGCGACCGCCGTCTTCACGTCGCTCGCCCGCGGCATCGACGACGAGACGGCCGACCCGCGCGTGCGCCTCGACCGCACGCGCGAGGTCCGCGCCGGCGTGCTGCGCGAGACGATCGTGCTCCGCAACGCCCTCCGCACCCCGGTCACCTCGACCGTGGAGGTGGAGGTCGCCGCCGACTTCACCGCCATGCAGCGCATCAAGGCGGGCCTCACCGGCGCGGAGCATCCCGTCGAGACAGTGGCGGAGGAGGGCGGCGTCGTGTTCCGCTCCGGCCGCGTCTCCGCGCGGGTCAGCGCCGAGGGTGCCCAGATCGACGCGACCGACGGTTCGGTTCGGCTCCGCTGGCCCGTGGAGGTCGCGGGAGGCACTGAGGTCGTCGTCGCCTGGCAGGTGGAGGTCGACGACCCGACCGCCGTCGTGGCGGGGGCCGCCCCCTCCGACGAGTGGGCCGCCTTCCGCGCCAGCACGGGCGACTCGCGGCTCGCAGCATGGCTGGAGCAGGCGGTCACCGACCTCCAGGCGCTCCGCATGTCGACGACGGATCGCCCGGGCGACGTCTTCCTCGCCGCGGGAGCGCCGTGGTTCTTCACGCTGTTCGGTCGCGACTCGATCTGGGCGGCGCGGATGCTGCTTCCGCTCGGGACCGAGCTCGCCGCCTCCACCCTCCGCGTGCTCGCGCAGCTGCAGGGCACCGCCGAGGTCGCCGAGACCGCCGAGCAGCCCGGCAAGATCATGCACGAGCTGCGGCCATCGGTGCTGGAGATACCCGGCGAGGGCGTCGTCCTCCCTCCCCTGTACTACGGCACGGTCGACGCGACGGCGCTCTGGGCGATGCTGCTGCACGACGCCTGGCGCTGGGGCATGCCCGCCGCCGAGGTGGAGGCGCTGCTCCCGCACCTGGAGGCGGCACTCGCCTGGATGCGCGACTACGGCGACAGCGACGGCGACGGGTTCCTCGAGTACGTCGACACCACCGGCCACGGGCTTGCGAATCAGGGCTGGAAGGACTCGGGCGACTCCATCCAGTGGAACGACGGCTCCCTGGCCGACGGCCCCATCGCGCTGTGCGAGGTGCAGGGCTACGCGTACGAGGCCGCGATGGGCGGCGCGGCGCTGCTGGAGGCGTTCGGTCGTCCCGGCGCCGACGAATGGCGCGCCTGGGCGGAGGCGTTGAAGGCGCGGTTCGCCGAGTCGTTCTGGATCGACGATCCGGCCGGCGCCTACCCCGCGGTGGCGCTCGACGCGGCGAAGCGGCCCGTGGACTCGGTGACCAGCAACATGGGCCACCTCCTCGGCACCGGCATCCTCACGCCCGAGCAGTCGGCGCTCATCGCCGACCGGCTGGTGTCGCCGGAGCTCGCGTCCGGCTACGGCCTGCGCACCATGTCGAGCGCGGCCGGCGGCTTCTGGCCGCTGAGCTACCACGGCGGCAGCGTGTGGGCGCACGACACCGCGATCGCGATCGCCGGCCTCGCCCGTGAAGGCCACACGGAGCAGGCGGCCTCGCTCGCCGACGGACTCCTGGCAGCGGCGGAGGGCTTCGGCTACCGCATGCCGGAGCTGCACTCGGGCGACAGCGCCGCCGACACGCGCGCGCCCATCCCCTACCCCGCCGCGTGCCGCCCGCAGGCGTGGTCGGCAGCGGCCGCCGTCGCGGTGCTGACGGCGCGCCTCGGCCTGCGCGCCGACGCCCCGGGCGGCCGCTTCGACATCGCCCCCGACCCGGCCGCAGGCGCGATCCGCGTCTCCGGCCTGCGCTTCGCGGGCGAGCCCCGCGACGTCGACGTTCCGTAA
- a CDS encoding carbohydrate ABC transporter permease yields the protein MSNATSRSRRSGIRRGEAGSGWLFTAPVILLLGVFLVVPVLMALWVSFSDWGGRGSPFSSDVNFVGLDNYRQLLAGGGLAEQDFGMSLKNNAWYVILVVPIQTAVALFLAVLVNRAVLRGRGFFRTAFYFPSVTSSVAITVLFLFLFSTSGAVNKALSWLGIHGPNWLNDPRGIIHNLLGVFGVTQGPQALTGNDMLGISWWDWLGGPSVAMSVYIIMAIFTTSGTFMLLFIAALQNLGGDVTEAAMMDGANGWQRFWRITLPQLRPTLFTVLTLGLIGCWQVFDQIYTGGRGAPGKTTLTPAYLSYKTSFVDQEWGQGAAIAFILFVIIVLFTLFQRWVLAERAVSKRRLRLYQPAISAATAAANAGGSTAGGSAPAGGDDARTKGARR from the coding sequence ATGTCTAACGCCACGAGTCGGTCTCGCCGTTCCGGAATCCGGCGCGGCGAGGCCGGTTCGGGGTGGTTGTTCACCGCCCCGGTCATCCTGCTGCTCGGCGTCTTCCTCGTCGTCCCCGTCCTGATGGCGCTCTGGGTCAGCTTCTCCGACTGGGGCGGGCGCGGCAGCCCCTTCTCCTCCGACGTGAACTTCGTCGGGCTCGACAACTACCGGCAGCTCCTCGCCGGCGGCGGCCTGGCCGAGCAGGACTTCGGCATGTCGCTCAAGAACAACGCCTGGTACGTCATCCTCGTGGTGCCGATCCAGACGGCGGTGGCGCTGTTCCTCGCCGTGCTGGTCAACCGGGCCGTCCTGCGCGGTCGCGGCTTCTTCCGCACCGCCTTCTACTTCCCCTCGGTGACCAGCTCCGTCGCGATCACCGTGCTCTTCCTCTTCCTGTTCTCCACCTCGGGAGCGGTCAACAAGGCGCTGTCGTGGCTGGGCATCCACGGGCCGAACTGGCTGAACGACCCCCGTGGAATCATCCACAACCTGCTCGGCGTCTTCGGCGTCACGCAGGGGCCGCAGGCCCTCACCGGCAACGACATGCTCGGCATCTCTTGGTGGGACTGGCTGGGCGGGCCCTCGGTCGCCATGTCGGTGTACATCATCATGGCGATATTCACGACCAGCGGCACCTTCATGCTCCTGTTCATCGCCGCCCTCCAGAACCTCGGCGGCGACGTGACGGAGGCGGCCATGATGGACGGCGCGAACGGCTGGCAGCGGTTCTGGCGCATCACGCTCCCCCAGCTCCGGCCGACCCTGTTCACCGTGCTGACGCTCGGCCTCATCGGCTGCTGGCAGGTGTTCGACCAGATCTACACCGGCGGCCGCGGCGCCCCCGGCAAGACGACGCTGACGCCGGCCTACCTCTCCTACAAGACCTCGTTCGTCGACCAGGAGTGGGGTCAGGGCGCCGCGATCGCCTTCATCCTGTTCGTCATCATCGTGCTGTTCACCCTGTTCCAGCGCTGGGTGCTGGCGGAGCGCGCGGTCTCCAAGCGCCGGCTGCGGCTGTACCAGCCGGCCATCTCGGCCGCTACCGCAGCGGCGAACGCCGGCGGATCCACCGCGGGCGGCTCGGCGCCGGCCGGCGGCGACGACGCCCGCACGAAGGGAGCCCGGCGATGA
- a CDS encoding sugar ABC transporter substrate-binding protein — MHRHIPRWLAGGAVAAAAALALTACGSGFNGGSSSDDSGKLTSSDKALTVMIGSSGDAETAAVKKAVGDWSSDSGTKASVVAATDLNQQLSQGFAAKKPADVFYLSTDALAGYASNGSLLAYGDQLSNKDDFYPSLVKSFTYDGKFYCAPKDFSTLQLVVNTDLWSAAGLTDTDYPKTWDDLQAVAKKLTTGNQVGLGISGEYARVGAFMVQAGGNLMNDDSTKATADSDANVKALDYVQQMLKGGELKFAKDLGAGWGGEAFGKGSAAMTIEGNWITGGLKADFPNVKYKIVELPKGPAGQGTLQFTNCWGIAADSPNQAAALKLVEKLTSKSDQLAFSEAFGPMPSIKSAADEWKSANPELVPFLDAADYAKGVPTAKGSADVVTDLNSKLESLATGDPKSILEATQKNLETLVK; from the coding sequence ATGCACCGTCACATCCCCCGCTGGCTCGCAGGCGGCGCCGTCGCCGCTGCGGCCGCGCTCGCCCTCACCGCGTGCGGCTCCGGCTTCAACGGCGGCAGCAGCAGCGACGACTCGGGCAAGCTCACGTCGTCCGACAAGGCGCTGACCGTCATGATCGGCTCGTCCGGCGACGCCGAGACCGCCGCGGTCAAGAAGGCCGTCGGCGACTGGTCCAGCGACTCCGGCACCAAGGCCAGCGTCGTCGCGGCCACCGACCTCAACCAGCAGCTCTCGCAGGGCTTCGCGGCGAAGAAGCCGGCCGACGTCTTCTACCTGTCGACCGACGCGCTCGCGGGCTACGCCTCCAACGGCTCGCTCCTCGCCTACGGCGACCAGCTCAGCAACAAAGACGACTTCTACCCCAGCCTCGTCAAGTCCTTCACCTACGACGGCAAGTTCTACTGCGCCCCGAAGGACTTCTCGACCCTCCAGCTCGTGGTCAACACCGACCTGTGGAGCGCGGCCGGCCTGACCGACACCGACTACCCGAAGACCTGGGACGACCTCCAGGCCGTCGCCAAGAAGCTCACCACCGGCAACCAGGTCGGCCTCGGCATCTCGGGCGAGTACGCCCGCGTCGGCGCCTTCATGGTCCAGGCCGGCGGCAACCTGATGAACGATGACAGCACGAAGGCCACCGCCGACAGCGACGCCAACGTGAAGGCGCTCGACTACGTGCAGCAGATGCTCAAGGGCGGCGAGCTGAAGTTCGCCAAGGATCTCGGCGCCGGCTGGGGCGGCGAGGCGTTCGGCAAGGGCTCGGCCGCGATGACCATCGAGGGCAACTGGATCACCGGCGGCCTCAAGGCCGACTTCCCGAACGTGAAGTACAAGATCGTCGAGCTCCCGAAGGGCCCGGCCGGCCAGGGCACGCTGCAGTTCACCAACTGCTGGGGCATCGCCGCCGACAGCCCCAACCAGGCCGCAGCGCTCAAGCTCGTCGAGAAGCTGACCAGCAAGAGCGACCAGCTCGCCTTCTCCGAGGCCTTCGGCCCGATGCCGTCGATCAAGTCGGCCGCCGACGAGTGGAAGTCCGCCAACCCCGAGCTGGTGCCGTTCCTCGATGCCGCCGACTACGCCAAGGGCGTCCCGACCGCCAAGGGCTCCGCCGACGTGGTGACCGACCTCAACAGCAAGCTGGAGTCGCTGGCCACCGGCGACCCGAAGTCGATCCTCGAGGCCACCCAGAAGAACCTCGAAACCCTGGTCAAGTAA